The following coding sequences lie in one Vicugna pacos chromosome 5, VicPac4, whole genome shotgun sequence genomic window:
- the ICOS gene encoding inducible T-cell costimulator codes for MKSDFWYFFLLCFQVEVLTGEFNDSAKSEMFIFHNGGVQILCKYPDIVRQFKMQLLKGKNTLCELSKTQESGNTVSIKNPNFCQFELSNNSVSFFLYNLDSSHASYYICKLSIFDPPPFHIDILSREYLNIYESQLCCQLKFWLPIGCAAFVVVYIFGFVLTCWLTKKKYRSSVHDPNSEYMFMAAVNTAKKPRLADVTPNLELSGTQA; via the exons GAGAATTCAATGATTCTGCCAAGTCTGAGATGTTTATATTTCACAATGGAGGTGTACAGATCTTATGCAAATACCCTGATATTGTCCGACAATTTAAAATGCAGTTGCTGAAAGGGAAGAACACGCTCTGTGAGCTCAGTAAGACACAGGAAAGCGGAAACACGGTCTCCATTAAGAATCCGAACTTCTGTCAATTTGAATTATCCAATAACAGTGTCTCTTTTTTCCTGTATAACTTGGATAGTTCTCATGCCAGCTATTACATCTGCAAACTATCAATTTTTGATCCTCCTCCTTTTCATATAGATATACTAAGCAgagaatatttgaatatttatg AATCACAGCTTTGTTGCCAGCTGAAGTTCTGGTTACCCATAGGATGTGCAGCTTTTGTTGTAGTCTACATTTTTGGATTCGTCCTTACATGTTGGCTTACAAAAAAG AAGTACCGCTCCAGCGTGCACGACCCTAACAGTGAGTACATGTTCATGGCTGCAGTGAACACCGCGAAGAAGCCTAGACTCGCAG ATGTGACCCCTAATTTGGAACTCTCTGGCACCCAGGCATGA